The sequence ATGCCATCAGGTTGCCCGTTGCTAATGCCGTTTCTAACAAACTCTGCAACCTCGGTTCAGCAGTCATCATAGCCACCGTCTTGCCCGGTGTATCTCGCAGCGCCACTAGGGCATGACATCCCGTATAGGCAGACAGAGCATAGCCCTCCACCAACGTGACATGCCCAAATAACTCCACCGTGGGAGCTGCTGCCAAAGCTGCCGTATCCACTTTAATGCCCCGTTCCAGAGGCTTTTCTACTGACGTTGTCATACTGTACTCTTACTCTCCTTAAAATTACTCAAAAATGACAAACCCTGCGGCAGGAACGGTAACCAATATCGCTTTTCCATTCCGCGCTTCCACGGTCACCAACTCACCCATCTGTGACGCATTCGTCGAGTAAATGCACTTCAACCCATCCCCTGTCTGGTGCAGTTCATTGTCTATCGTTACCCAAGCTGTTCTAGGCTGGTCATAATCCGTGTTAATCGCCAGCAACATCTCCTTACCGTTAAAAATCCGTGACCAGGGCACCACCGATCTCATTTGGTTGCCGACCATTTGTGGAAAGCTGAAGCGCACCCCATCATTGGCGGCTGAAATGGGTCGTAGGTATTGCCGACCCCGCCGTAGAACCATATTTTTCCGGCGAATGTCGAGCACCTTAGCAAGCTCCTGATAAACCGGATTGTCTTCGTTAAAGAAATGTACCCCCCGACTTCTAAATGCACCAAACTCTCCACCAAACATGGATTCTCGAATGTAACGATCGCTGCCACCCTCGCCATCAAAGCATTGCTCACTGCCGTAATAGATGCAGGGAATCCCCAGCGTCATCGCATTCAGTGCCAATACATTGAGTACGACCTTTGAGGCATTGGCATCGGCACAGAAGCGAGCTTTATGATTGCCCTTGCGTACCTGATCGTGATCATCAAACGAAGTCACGACCTTATTGCGGAACCAGATATGAGATCCTTTGTTGACCAAATCAGAGTTGCGGAACAGACTGAAATAGTCATTGGGATTGCGATAGCCCTTGACCAGGTATTCCAACTTATCGGGGATGTCATCAATCCCCAGCGCCGCACTCAATCCCGTTAACTCCAAGGTCTCATAGGCACGCTGACGACCGCCCGTGATTTCGCCCAGCAAGAAAAAGTTTTCCTTGCCGATACCTTGGGCAAACTCACGAATCATCGAGACAAAGTAACGGGTTGCGCCAATGTCCATATGCTTTACTGTATCGATTCGAAAGCCATCAATATCTGCATTCGCAATCCAATACTGATAAGCCTTACAGAGATTCTGCAATGCTTTGGAGACTTGGTACTCATCCGCAGAACCGTAGCCGTGGTGAACATCCTTCAGGTCACCAAAATCACCCTCGCGGAATTCGGGATCGTAATCCCAATTTTTGATATAGCCCTTGCGGGTAAAGGCATCAGGATCTTGAAATTCAACAGGCCATATGGCTCCATCAGTGTCTGGCAGATGTTGGGGATCGGCCTTGGCAAAGGGAATCGTGGGATTGCCCTGGTTGTCATTAAAGCCATCGATCGGATAAGTTCCTCCTGTCCAGGGTCGATCGCGATCGACCGCGTAGGAAAAAACATTGCCCGCATGATTCAAAATAATATCCAGAATCACATAAATGCCGTGGGCATGGGCCAGTTGTACCACTTCTTGCAAATCTTCACGAGTGCCAAAGTGGGGTTCGACCTCCAGAAAATTCTGGATGCCGTAGCCGTGATAGGTTTCCTGAAATCGCACTTGTTTGAAAATTGGGCTAATCCAGAGTGCTGTTACCCCTAACCGCTGCAAATAACCAATTTTACTAGCGAGTCCCTTGAGTGTTCCCCCGACATACTTAGTTCCGGCTTCTCGCCAGTGACTAGCTGCTGTTTCGTTGGTTATTGCATTTCCCCGATCGGCGAGAGAGCCTAACGGCGTTGTTCCATTCCCGACGATATTTCCAGTGTTATCTTTGTATCCCTTCTCATTGCCATTGGAAAAGCGATCGACGAGGAGAAAGTAAAAAACTTGATCTTCCCAAGCAGTGGGAGATGGAAAAAAATTTTTAGCTGAAGTAAGTGAGTTTAAGTTTATATTTTCCAGTCTTTGCTCAGTCATGATTCTTTCTCCAAAAATGACTAATTTATGTCCTGAAAATAAGTTAGCTAGCTCAATCAATTAAACATTGATGTAGGCCAGGACTATATTCAATACCATCTTGAATCTCTTCAGATTTATTGCTCGATAGCTTGCAGTAGAATACCTACTGATGGTTGCACCGGGGGTGATATCTTTGATTAGGATGTGGCGTAGTCATAACCCAACTCCTCTTCGTTGTTATCGAGTGGTCAAACACGAAATCCTTATGCTTCTTATGCTGTCAGGGACTCTACTTCCAGTGCATCTAGCTTCATCCATTGTCTGGATTGAGATTGGACAATTTCCCTAGTAAAAATATTCGTTAGATTCCTAAGCCATTGTTTGCAAATGGCTATTCAAACAACAGTCAAATGACTACAAACAGCTAGTCAAACGACTAGTTAAAATAATATGTAATCAATAATGCTTCCCCTAAAAAAATCTTTGGAAGGTAATCAATCGTCCCAGCCGTGTAAATCCCATCTTGCACCTTGCTTTTTACACCATAAATCCTATTTCTGGGATTCTGTGTCTTTTATCAATTTTTCCTAAATAAAAAATGATTTTTTGCTGATTTGAATCTGTAATAAATCTGCTGGGAGCCTTGCTAAATCACTGTTCAAGGAGCGATGAATAAGGTGACTAATTTGCCCGTAAAGTTAAATAATTGTTTCATT comes from Alkalinema sp. FACHB-956 and encodes:
- a CDS encoding alpha-amylase family glycosyl hydrolase, which gives rise to MTEQRLENINLNSLTSAKNFFPSPTAWEDQVFYFLLVDRFSNGNEKGYKDNTGNIVGNGTTPLGSLADRGNAITNETAASHWREAGTKYVGGTLKGLASKIGYLQRLGVTALWISPIFKQVRFQETYHGYGIQNFLEVEPHFGTREDLQEVVQLAHAHGIYVILDIILNHAGNVFSYAVDRDRPWTGGTYPIDGFNDNQGNPTIPFAKADPQHLPDTDGAIWPVEFQDPDAFTRKGYIKNWDYDPEFREGDFGDLKDVHHGYGSADEYQVSKALQNLCKAYQYWIANADIDGFRIDTVKHMDIGATRYFVSMIREFAQGIGKENFFLLGEITGGRQRAYETLELTGLSAALGIDDIPDKLEYLVKGYRNPNDYFSLFRNSDLVNKGSHIWFRNKVVTSFDDHDQVRKGNHKARFCADANASKVVLNVLALNAMTLGIPCIYYGSEQCFDGEGGSDRYIRESMFGGEFGAFRSRGVHFFNEDNPVYQELAKVLDIRRKNMVLRRGRQYLRPISAANDGVRFSFPQMVGNQMRSVVPWSRIFNGKEMLLAINTDYDQPRTAWVTIDNELHQTGDGLKCIYSTNASQMGELVTVEARNGKAILVTVPAAGFVIFE